CATGGAGAACCTCACCTTCAAGAGCTTCACGGGTGACGTGACCATGCGCGGCAGCGACCACCAGCTGCAGCAGCCGCTGTACCTGGCCACGTGGAACAAGGTCGATGCCAAGAATCCGATCGACATCGAGAAGACCGGCAACACCTGGACGATGGAAAAGACGTTCGAGTCGTACATCTCGAGCACGCCCACCACGTGCCAGATGAAGCGTCCGGCCTGATCCTCCGTTGAGACCGCAGGCCGGGCGGCGTGTTGGCCGCCCGGCCTGCTTTTCCATGGCAGGCCCGCTTCGTTGGGGAGCGGGTCCGCCGTGATGATGCGCGATGCACGTCCGGGATGAACGGGTGTCGCGGCCCTGACTGCGACACGCCGAAAAAGCGTGCACCCTTGGCGTTTGTTCTGCCCCGGGAAACGCGCGTCTCCACGCACAATGTGCACGGTCGTCAAATCGCGCGGTCATCTTTCGAAACGGCCTTCACCGGCCCGCGTTCATCGGTCTCGTGACCGTGGCGTGTTTTCCAATTCAGTCATTCTGGGGACGCGATGGAGTTCTTCACCATATCGCTGCTGAACGGCGTCAGCTACGGGCTGCTGCTGTTCCTTCTGAGTTCGGGGCTCACCCTGATCATGAGCATGATGGGCGTGCTCAACTTCGCGCACGCGAGCTTCTACATGCTCGGTGCTTACCTCGCGTACCAGGTCTCCGCGTGGATCGGCTTCTGGCCGGCGCTGCTCATCTCGCCGCTGGTCGCGGCGCTGATCGGCGGGGCATTCGAGCGCTACTGCCTGCGCCAGGTGCACAAGTTCGGGCACGTCTCCGAACTGCTCGTGACGGTCGGGCTGTCCTTCCTGATGCTCGAGATCGTTCAACTCATCTGGGGCCGCGCCCCGGTCGACTACCGCATCCCGGCCGAGCTCGACGGTCCGCTGTTCACCCTCTTCGGCAGCCAGTTCCCCATCTACCGCGGGTTCATGATGGGCGTGTCGATCGTGATGCTCGTGTCCATCTGGTTCTTGCTGGCGCGCACCCGCATCGGCCTCGTGATCCAGGGCGCGCTGACGCACCCCGACATGGTCGAGTCGCTGGGCCACAACGTGCCGCGCGTGTTCATGATGGTGTTCGGCGGCGGGGTGGCCCTCGCGGCGCTGGCCGGCGTGATCGGTGGCAACGCCTACGCCACCGAGCCCGGCATGGCGGTCTCGGTGGGCAACATCATCTTCGTGGTGGTGGTGGTGGGTGGCATGGGGTCGCTGGGCGGGGCGTTCATCTCGTCGCTGCTGATCGGCATCCTGACCACCTTCGCCGTCTCCCTCGACTACTCCCTCGTCGACCTGTTCCGCCTGGTCGGCACGCAGTTGACGCCGTCCTCGCCGGGGTACTCGGTGCTCGGGCTGAAGCTC
This genomic stretch from Piscinibacter gummiphilus harbors:
- a CDS encoding branched-chain amino acid ABC transporter permease; translation: MEFFTISLLNGVSYGLLLFLLSSGLTLIMSMMGVLNFAHASFYMLGAYLAYQVSAWIGFWPALLISPLVAALIGGAFERYCLRQVHKFGHVSELLVTVGLSFLMLEIVQLIWGRAPVDYRIPAELDGPLFTLFGSQFPIYRGFMMGVSIVMLVSIWFLLARTRIGLVIQGALTHPDMVESLGHNVPRVFMMVFGGGVALAALAGVIGGNAYATEPGMAVSVGNIIFVVVVVGGMGSLGGAFISSLLIGILTTFAVSLDYSLVDLFRLVGTQLTPSSPGYSVLGLKLSQVAPLLPYLLMVLMLIFRPKGLMGTREG